In a single window of the Nicotiana tomentosiformis chromosome 8, ASM39032v3, whole genome shotgun sequence genome:
- the LOC104119550 gene encoding serine/threonine-protein phosphatase 7 long form homolog — translation MEVLPVHPGPASLELLLLQAEHRSSYVWDGQRFSQTFRARHIDDMWEFIGAHPLHPRIVRRLQDTGFYRIIEIGRLQFDWALITAMIELWRPETHTFHLPIGEATITLKDVEVLFGLPVDGLTVAYPHALREYTGLHYMQMLQRLTGFQPAEETALSGAL, via the coding sequence ATGGAGGTTCTGCctgtgcatcccggacctgcatcgctagagctactgttgctacaggcCGAGCATAGGTCTTCATATGTATGGGATGGGCAGCGTTTCTCCCAGACATTCCGCGCCAGACatatagacgatatgtgggagttCATTGGGGCCCACCCactccatccccgtatagttagACGCCTTCAGGATACGGGTTTCTACAGGATTATAGAGATCGGTCGGTTGCAGTTCGACTGGGCGTTGATCACGGCTATGATAGAGCTGTGGCGACCGGAGACACACACGTTTCATCTACCCATCGGCGAGGCTACTATCACACTTAAGGACGTGGAGGTTCTTTTTGGTCTGCCGGTTGATGGACTAACTGTAGCTTACCCGCATGCTCTTAGAGAATATACGGGATTGCATTACATGCAGATGTTGCAGCGACTCACCGGTTTCCAGCCAGCGGAGGAGACTGCATTGAGTGGAGCCTTATAA
- the LOC138897183 gene encoding uncharacterized protein, with amino-acid sequence MTNGHRTKDCRHLRKEVATLLKNSHLRGFLSDRAKNNYSRNRYNAEPSNVGEYPPYQTINMIFGENENNGVTFSVEKNMKISITHSKRLQEDDITFTDKDTDGLLLPHNDALRVLEQAKLTGSIIPATKLLAGFNLASVTTRGDILLFMNAKGVMKTTLFKVVDGDMGYNIILGRPWLHEMKAVPSTYHQSLKIPMPEGINQIRGDQPTTREMNGILVSSSKGKEHVA; translated from the exons aTGACGAATGGCCACCGGACAAAGGACTGTCGACACCTCCGGAAAGAagtggcaacattattgaagaATAGTCACCTAAGAGGattcttgagtgatcgagctaagaaTAATTATAGCCGTAACCGGTACAACGCGGAACCCTCGAATGTAGGAGAATATCCCCCATATCAAACAATCAATATGATCTTTGGAGAGAACGAGaataacggggtcaccttttcagtagaaaagaatatgaaaatatcaataacgcatagcaaaaggcttcaggaagacgatatcacttttacggaTAAGGACACAGACGGATTGCTGCTAccacacaatgacgcactg agagtattggagcaagctaaactcaccggaagcattattccggccacaaagctcctcgccggattcaacctcgcaagtgtgacaacccggggAGATATTTTATTATTCATGAATGctaaaggagtaatgaaaacaactcttttcaaagtggtagatggtgatatgggatacaacatcattctaggaaggccatggttgcacgagatgaaagctgtaccatcaacatatcatcaatcgTTGAAGATTCCAATGCCCGAAGGAATTAATcagataaggggtgatcaaccaacgacaagggagatgaatggaattttggtctccagtagcaaaggaaaggaacatgTGGCATAA